A stretch of the Porifericola rhodea genome encodes the following:
- a CDS encoding efflux RND transporter permease subunit — MLNQLIKFFLDNRLVTVLILLLLIAWGIVTSPFNFGVSFLPNDPVAVDAIPDIGENQQIVFTEWKGRSPQDVEDQVTYPLTTALLGMPGVKTIRSSSAFGFSSIYIIFDEGIEFYWSRSRILEKLNALPAGTLPEGVQPALGPDATALGQIFWYTLEGRDEEGNTTGGWDLQELRSVQDYLVRYGLASAEGVSEVASIGGFVKEYQVEINPDALKAHGATLAQVAQSVRDSNLDVGARTLEINNAEYFVRGLGYIKNLEDLENAVVKVENNTPIRIKDVARVQYGPANRRGVLDKAGAEVVGGVVVARYGANPLEVINNVKDKIKEIEGGLPGKTLADGTLSKVTIVPFYDRTQLIQETLGTLEEALSLEILITIIVIIVMVVNLRASLLISALLPLAVLMCFIAMRYTGVVANIVSLSGIAIAIGTVVDVGIILSENILKHIEANRNSGKSYLDIVYEGTIEVASAIVTAVTTTIVSFIPVFSLQAAEGKLFTPLAFTKTFVLAAAVFITLIIMPTFAYWFFSIKISQKKVKLGVQSLIIALGIVTIWYGLFWAGFFLLAIGAVNLLASLDYPRLIALKTYRLWINLVITLGLISFWLTTEWLPLGAGVSLLLNYLFVILGIALILGGFLLFHHYYTFILRKCLQYKAVFILIPGTLILLGLMIWQGFDGVFGGLSRSLERVNINLRSTSAYSDLQHTFPGIGEEFMPALDEGAFLLMPTSMPHSGIEENKATLQKLDMLVTAIPEVSSVVGKLGRAESALDPAPISMYENIINYKSEYLTDANGRRKRFRTDDEGRFLIRKGDSLQAIRPEEMPYINSNLLVADADGSYFRQWREGIQSTDDIWAEVVKATRLPGVTSAPKLQPIETRLVMLQTGMRAPMGIKVKGPDLQTIEAFGLKLEKYLKDVPAVKGEAVFAERIVGKPYLEIRIDREKIARYGLSIQDVQNYIEVAIGGIRLSTSVEGRERYPIRVRYPRELRDEPNKIEDILIPTATGTQIPLGELTTIAYVQGPQMIKSEDTFLIAYVLFDKNDGYSEVETVEAAQVYLQEKIDSGELEVPAGISYRFSGSYENQIRAEQRLSIVIPVCLLVIFLILYFQFRSVSTSLMVFSGIAVAFAGGFILIWLYGYDSFLDFSLLGTNMRELFQVKTIYLSVAVWVGFIALFGIATDDGVLIATYLDQSFDKNRTSTIAEIREAVTEAGEKRVRPALMTSATTLLALLPVLTSAGRGSDIMIPMAIPIFGGMCVALITLFVVPVLYCWREEWKVKKLNTKP; from the coding sequence ATGTTAAATCAACTTATTAAGTTTTTTCTTGATAACCGTTTAGTAACGGTACTTATACTACTATTGCTTATTGCTTGGGGTATAGTAACCTCTCCTTTTAATTTTGGAGTTAGCTTTTTGCCTAATGATCCTGTAGCAGTAGATGCCATACCCGACATAGGAGAAAACCAACAGATTGTGTTTACCGAATGGAAGGGTCGCTCACCTCAAGACGTAGAAGATCAGGTGACCTATCCGCTTACCACAGCGCTATTGGGCATGCCGGGCGTAAAAACGATACGTAGTTCTTCGGCCTTCGGGTTTTCCAGCATTTATATCATTTTTGATGAGGGCATAGAGTTTTACTGGAGCCGTTCTCGTATACTGGAAAAGCTCAATGCTTTACCTGCCGGAACCTTACCTGAAGGTGTGCAGCCTGCCCTGGGGCCTGATGCTACTGCTCTGGGGCAAATTTTTTGGTACACCCTGGAGGGTAGAGATGAAGAAGGAAATACTACAGGAGGCTGGGATTTACAGGAACTTCGCTCCGTGCAGGATTATCTGGTACGTTATGGACTGGCTTCGGCTGAGGGGGTTTCTGAGGTAGCCTCTATTGGTGGCTTTGTTAAAGAGTATCAGGTAGAAATTAATCCTGATGCCCTAAAAGCACACGGGGCCACGCTGGCACAGGTAGCACAAAGCGTGCGTGATAGTAACCTGGATGTGGGGGCGCGGACATTGGAAATTAACAATGCGGAATATTTTGTGCGTGGCCTGGGCTATATTAAAAACCTGGAAGACCTGGAAAACGCTGTTGTAAAGGTAGAAAACAATACACCTATACGAATAAAAGACGTTGCCAGAGTACAGTATGGGCCGGCCAACCGAAGGGGAGTGTTAGATAAAGCTGGTGCGGAGGTAGTAGGCGGGGTAGTAGTGGCCCGTTATGGAGCTAACCCTCTGGAGGTAATCAACAACGTAAAAGATAAAATCAAGGAGATAGAAGGGGGGCTGCCTGGTAAAACACTTGCTGATGGTACGCTGTCAAAAGTAACTATTGTGCCCTTTTACGATCGTACGCAGCTTATTCAGGAAACGCTTGGCACTCTGGAAGAAGCACTCTCACTTGAAATTCTGATTACAATCATTGTCATTATTGTGATGGTGGTCAATCTAAGGGCATCACTGCTGATATCTGCCCTCCTGCCTCTGGCAGTATTAATGTGCTTTATCGCCATGCGCTATACCGGAGTGGTGGCTAACATTGTATCCTTATCTGGTATTGCCATCGCAATAGGAACAGTAGTAGATGTGGGTATTATTCTTTCAGAAAATATTCTTAAGCATATAGAGGCCAACCGGAACAGCGGAAAATCCTATCTGGATATTGTCTATGAAGGAACAATAGAAGTGGCCTCAGCCATTGTAACCGCGGTTACTACCACCATCGTCAGCTTTATTCCCGTATTCAGTTTACAGGCAGCCGAAGGTAAGCTATTTACACCACTGGCATTTACCAAAACCTTTGTGTTGGCAGCAGCAGTGTTTATTACGCTGATTATTATGCCAACCTTTGCATACTGGTTCTTTTCAATCAAAATCAGTCAGAAGAAAGTAAAACTAGGGGTACAGTCTTTAATAATTGCTTTGGGTATAGTTACCATATGGTATGGCCTGTTCTGGGCTGGGTTTTTCCTGCTTGCCATAGGTGCTGTTAACCTTTTAGCGAGCCTGGACTACCCCAGACTTATTGCGCTTAAAACCTATCGCTTATGGATTAATCTGGTCATCACTTTAGGCTTAATTAGCTTCTGGCTTACTACCGAATGGTTACCCTTAGGGGCAGGCGTTAGCCTTCTGCTCAACTACTTATTTGTTATACTAGGTATAGCCCTGATATTGGGTGGCTTTCTGCTTTTTCATCATTACTATACCTTCATCTTGCGTAAGTGCCTGCAATACAAAGCTGTTTTTATTCTGATTCCCGGCACACTTATTTTGTTGGGACTTATGATCTGGCAAGGCTTTGACGGGGTATTTGGAGGATTAAGTCGCAGTCTGGAGAGAGTCAATATTAATTTGAGAAGTACATCTGCGTACTCAGATTTACAGCATACTTTTCCGGGTATAGGTGAGGAATTTATGCCAGCACTTGACGAAGGAGCCTTTCTGTTAATGCCTACGTCCATGCCCCATTCCGGCATAGAAGAAAACAAAGCTACATTACAAAAGCTGGATATGCTGGTGACAGCCATACCCGAAGTGTCTTCTGTAGTGGGTAAGCTGGGCAGAGCGGAGTCCGCGCTAGACCCGGCGCCGATCTCTATGTACGAAAATATAATTAACTACAAGAGTGAATATTTGACTGATGCAAATGGTCGCCGAAAACGTTTTCGTACCGACGATGAAGGCAGATTCCTGATCAGGAAAGGAGACAGCCTTCAGGCTATCAGACCAGAAGAAATGCCTTATATAAACAGTAACTTATTAGTAGCTGATGCCGATGGTAGCTACTTCCGCCAGTGGAGAGAAGGGATTCAATCTACTGACGACATCTGGGCGGAGGTAGTAAAAGCGACACGCCTGCCGGGCGTTACTTCTGCTCCCAAATTGCAGCCTATTGAAACCAGACTGGTTATGCTGCAAACTGGAATGCGAGCTCCTATGGGCATTAAAGTAAAGGGACCAGATCTGCAAACTATAGAGGCTTTTGGCCTGAAGTTAGAGAAGTACCTAAAAGATGTACCTGCCGTAAAAGGTGAGGCTGTTTTTGCGGAAAGAATTGTAGGTAAACCCTATCTGGAAATTCGGATAGATCGTGAAAAGATAGCCCGCTATGGCTTAAGCATACAGGACGTACAAAATTATATTGAAGTAGCCATTGGTGGTATTCGCCTGAGTACCAGTGTGGAGGGTAGAGAACGATATCCCATACGAGTTCGCTACCCAAGGGAGCTGAGAGACGAGCCAAATAAAATTGAAGACATACTGATACCCACTGCCACTGGTACGCAGATTCCTCTAGGCGAGTTAACGACAATAGCCTACGTGCAGGGGCCTCAGATGATCAAAAGTGAGGATACCTTCCTTATCGCTTATGTGCTATTTGATAAAAACGATGGCTACTCTGAAGTAGAAACAGTAGAAGCCGCACAAGTTTATTTGCAGGAGAAAATAGACAGCGGAGAACTAGAAGTGCCTGCGGGTATTAGTTACCGCTTTTCTGGTAGCTATGAAAATCAGATCAGGGCAGAGCAACGCCTGAGTATTGTCATACCAGTCTGTCTGCTAGTCATTTTTCTAATTCTCTATTTTCAGTTCCGCTCTGTTAGTACTTCTCTCATGGTGTTTAGCGGTATTGCCGTAGCATTTGCAGGGGGCTTTATTCTGATATGGCTCTATGGCTACGATAGCTTTCTGGACTTTTCGCTCCTGGGTACAAATATGAGAGAGTTGTTTCAGGTCAAAACTATTTACCTGAGCGTAGCGGTTTGGGTAGGGTTTATCGCCCTCTTTGGCATAGCTACCGATGATGGGGTACTGATCGCCACCTATCTGGATCAGTCGTTTGATAAAAACAGAACGAGTACCATAGCTGAAATCAGAGAGGCAGTAACAGAGGCGGGAGAAAAGCGAGTGCGCCCGGCACTGATGACTTCAGCTACTACCTTACTGGCCCTTTTGCCTGTGCTTACCTCCGCGGGAAGAGGTTCTGATATTATGATACCTATGGCTATACCTATTTTTGGAGGTATGTGTGTGGCCCTGATCACACTCTTTGTAGTACCAGTTTTGTACTGCTGGCGGGAAGAGTGGAAAGTAAAAAAACTAAATACCAAACCATGA
- a CDS encoding HYC_CC_PP family protein encodes MIKKFLHIALTLILLVSTTGVALSKHYCGGELSAMEVGHDQIQCCEQPEEMPDGCCQDEKLTFQVEESYQLSHFQFESALFIAAIFPNIDLSWLFETSSEVHTSYKPYHSPPIAQDIPVLLQSFLI; translated from the coding sequence ATGATCAAAAAATTTCTTCATATAGCCTTAACTTTGATACTGTTGGTATCAACTACCGGAGTGGCGCTCAGCAAGCACTATTGTGGAGGAGAGCTTTCTGCTATGGAAGTAGGGCATGACCAAATACAGTGCTGCGAACAGCCCGAAGAAATGCCTGATGGTTGCTGTCAGGATGAAAAGCTTACTTTTCAGGTAGAAGAGAGCTATCAACTTTCTCACTTCCAGTTTGAGTCTGCCCTTTTTATTGCAGCCATTTTTCCAAACATAGACCTGTCCTGGCTTTTTGAAACCAGCAGCGAAGTACATACTTCATATAAACCTTACCATTCCCCTCCGATTGCACAAGACATACCCGTGCTCCTGCAATCATTTCTTATTTAG
- a CDS encoding GH3 family domain-containing protein — MPILGKLVKKGLQLRQAVEHEYRQPFNLQKEQLKHLLFTAQGTQFGQHYHFDQILQAFYSTDPEAFYQAYRSLVPIHDYNKMHREWWHLCREGQKNVSWPERIKYFALSSGTSEASSKYIPITRDMLKAINKVSVRQILSLNQYDLPESLFQKGILMLGGSTDLNRYKYGYEGDLSGITCKRMPYWFYSFYKPGHKISREKDWAKKLDEIMLNAHKWDIGVIVGVPAWLQMLLEKIIDHYGLNTIHDIWPNLSIFIHGGVSLTPYMKSFERLTARPLTYIETYLASEGFIAFQNKANFKSMQMMLNSGIFFEFVPFTERNFTADGELVSKPETLMIHQVEEGKDYALLLSSCAGAWRYLIGDVIRFTDVQDTQIVITGRTKHFLSLCGEHLSVDNMNRAVQMLSEEMNIEINEYTVAGTKHDNLFAHHWYLAIDKPMSEETVRQKLDEYLKYLNDDYRTERSAALKEIKLTILPHDVFINWMETQGKVGGQHKFPRVLKGHHLESWESFIVAAQ, encoded by the coding sequence ATGCCAATACTAGGAAAACTGGTTAAAAAAGGATTACAACTGAGGCAAGCTGTTGAACACGAATACCGACAGCCTTTTAACCTACAAAAAGAGCAGCTCAAACATTTGTTGTTTACTGCTCAGGGTACTCAGTTTGGTCAGCACTACCACTTTGACCAAATCTTACAGGCTTTTTACTCTACTGACCCGGAAGCCTTTTATCAGGCCTACCGAAGCCTGGTACCTATTCACGATTACAACAAAATGCATCGCGAGTGGTGGCACCTTTGTCGCGAAGGTCAAAAAAATGTAAGCTGGCCGGAGCGGATCAAGTATTTTGCGTTAAGCTCCGGCACTTCTGAGGCTTCTTCTAAGTATATTCCTATCACCAGGGATATGCTTAAAGCTATCAATAAAGTGAGCGTAAGGCAGATACTCTCTCTAAACCAATATGACCTGCCCGAGAGCCTTTTCCAAAAGGGTATATTGATGCTGGGCGGCAGTACCGATCTTAACCGATACAAGTATGGCTACGAAGGCGACCTTAGCGGTATTACCTGCAAGCGTATGCCTTACTGGTTTTATAGCTTCTATAAGCCAGGGCATAAAATCTCCCGCGAGAAAGACTGGGCCAAAAAGCTAGACGAAATTATGCTCAATGCTCATAAATGGGATATTGGAGTTATTGTAGGAGTACCAGCATGGTTACAGATGCTTCTTGAAAAGATTATTGACCACTATGGGCTTAACACCATTCATGACATCTGGCCTAATCTGAGCATTTTTATTCATGGTGGAGTATCACTCACGCCATATATGAAGAGCTTTGAGCGCTTAACCGCCCGGCCTCTGACCTACATAGAGACATACCTGGCCTCTGAAGGCTTTATCGCCTTTCAGAACAAGGCAAATTTTAAGTCTATGCAGATGATGCTCAATAGTGGAATTTTCTTTGAATTTGTCCCTTTTACGGAGCGGAATTTTACTGCTGATGGTGAACTGGTGTCAAAGCCTGAAACGCTGATGATACATCAGGTTGAAGAAGGTAAAGATTATGCTTTACTGCTGAGTAGCTGTGCTGGTGCCTGGCGCTACCTAATTGGCGATGTTATCAGATTTACCGATGTGCAAGATACTCAGATTGTTATTACAGGTCGTACCAAGCACTTTCTTAGTCTTTGTGGGGAGCATCTTTCAGTAGATAATATGAATCGTGCTGTGCAGATGTTGTCGGAAGAGATGAATATTGAGATTAACGAATATACTGTGGCCGGCACAAAGCATGATAACTTATTCGCTCACCACTGGTATCTGGCTATTGATAAACCTATGAGTGAAGAGACCGTGAGGCAGAAACTGGATGAGTACCTTAAGTACCTCAACGATGACTACCGCACGGAAAGAAGTGCTGCCCTCAAGGAGATAAAGCTTACTATTCTCCCTCATGATGTATTTATAAACTGGATGGAAACGCAGGGAAAGGTAGGTGGACAGCACAAGTTTCCCCGCGTGCTTAAGGGCCACCATTTAGAGTCCTGGGAGTCTTTTATAGTGGCCGCCCAATAA
- a CDS encoding alkaline phosphatase family protein: MHKKIILSVISLCALSIAFAQAQQKKALFIIVDGISADVIEKVSTPHLDDIAKAGGYTHAYVGGEKGAYSETPTISAVGYNSLLTGTWVNKHNVWGNSIKAPNYQYWTIFRFMEEQFPEKKTAIFSTWLDNRTKLIGEGLSATGGLKLDYHFDGFEHDTLRFPHGSDRKFIYQIDEHVTNEAARYVKSEGPDLSWVYLEYTDDMGHKFGDSPQMYEAVEIADDQVGRIWKAIQYREQNYDEDWLIVITTDHGRDEDTGKHHGGQSDRERSTWITTNAQDLNTYFKKHKPGVVSIFPTLARHLELNIAREQAMEIDGVPFTGDVSVAKLKAKKENSQLQLQWTALEKKGKAKVWLSTENHFKGGEKDEYKLMGEVDLRKEKHTIDISEMPSSFYKVVLEAPHNFVNYWVVEEAP, translated from the coding sequence GTGCATAAAAAAATCATCCTTTCAGTCATCAGCTTGTGTGCTTTGTCTATCGCTTTTGCGCAGGCACAGCAAAAGAAAGCCTTGTTTATTATAGTAGACGGTATTTCAGCCGATGTTATAGAAAAAGTATCTACCCCCCATCTGGACGATATTGCAAAAGCTGGAGGATACACCCACGCCTATGTGGGAGGTGAAAAAGGAGCATATTCTGAAACCCCAACTATTTCCGCAGTAGGCTATAACAGTTTATTGACTGGCACCTGGGTAAATAAGCATAATGTATGGGGGAATAGCATTAAAGCACCGAACTACCAGTACTGGACTATCTTTCGCTTTATGGAAGAGCAGTTTCCTGAAAAGAAAACGGCTATTTTTTCTACCTGGCTAGATAACCGTACCAAGCTAATAGGTGAGGGACTGTCCGCAACGGGTGGGCTTAAACTTGATTACCACTTTGATGGTTTTGAGCATGATACCCTGCGCTTCCCGCATGGGAGCGACAGAAAATTTATTTACCAGATAGATGAGCACGTAACCAATGAGGCTGCTCGCTATGTAAAGTCGGAAGGGCCTGACTTATCATGGGTTTATCTGGAGTACACGGATGATATGGGGCATAAATTTGGTGATAGCCCGCAGATGTACGAGGCTGTAGAAATTGCTGACGACCAGGTGGGGCGTATCTGGAAGGCAATTCAGTACAGAGAGCAGAACTATGACGAAGACTGGCTCATCGTTATTACAACAGACCACGGACGAGATGAAGACACCGGCAAACACCATGGCGGTCAGTCTGACAGAGAAAGGTCTACCTGGATAACTACCAATGCCCAAGACCTGAATACCTATTTTAAGAAACATAAGCCGGGAGTGGTCTCTATCTTTCCTACACTGGCGCGACATCTGGAGTTGAATATTGCTCGTGAGCAGGCCATGGAAATAGATGGTGTACCATTTACTGGAGATGTTTCTGTGGCTAAGTTGAAAGCAAAGAAAGAAAACAGCCAGCTACAGCTACAATGGACAGCCTTGGAGAAGAAAGGAAAAGCTAAAGTGTGGCTAAGTACAGAAAACCACTTTAAAGGTGGAGAAAAAGATGAGTATAAGCTGATGGGTGAAGTTGACCTACGCAAGGAAAAACATACAATTGATATTAGTGAAATGCCATCATCTTTTTACAAAGTAGTGCTGGAAGCTCCACACAATTTTGTAAACTATTGGGTAGTAGAAGAAGCCCCTTAA